The following are from one region of the Coccinella septempunctata chromosome 7, icCocSept1.1, whole genome shotgun sequence genome:
- the LOC123316475 gene encoding uncharacterized protein LOC123316475 has translation MSMPHICTIPHETSRTYLPYKEGSKNVFQRFYRCFRHWCMVWKGHPHFSHYYKSTTVYLEERKSHASSKYFYIIHPMSRLCFCMEVFYIFSYIYAFLYYPMLASFQDIYGTDYKFDETEKIFHVIFTLEIIARLFIGRTNFALKVITLDQRKIIRYSK, from the exons ATGTCAATGCCACATATCTGCACCATTCCGCACGAGACTTCTCGTACATATTTGCCGTACAAAGAAGGCAGTAAAAATGTATTTCAAAGGTTCTACAGGTGTTTTCGACATTGGTGCATGGTTTGGAAAGGACATCCGCATTTCTCTCATTATTATAAGAGCACCACGGTCTACTTGGAAGAACGTAAATCCCATGCTTCTAGCAAATATTTCTACATTATACATCCTATGAGCAGATTATG tttttgtaTGGAggtgttttatattttttcctaCATATACGCTTTTCTGTATTACCCAATGTTAGCGTCTTTCCAAGATATTTATGGAACTGATTACAAGTTTGACGAAACCGAGAAGATTTTTCATGTTATTTTCACTTTGGAGATTATTGCTAGactttttattggaagaacgaATTTTGCGCTCAAAGTTATAACCCTGGATCAAAGAAAAATAATCAG